One window of Quercus robur chromosome 5, dhQueRobu3.1, whole genome shotgun sequence genomic DNA carries:
- the LOC126729177 gene encoding cytochrome b561 and DOMON domain-containing protein At5g35735-like gives MNSHCLIILSMMFPLHSISAQATSCNEGCSLIQTRRRIIAWHVDSNMKHMVPQMHVTSIESSNSEATIDLRSWRGHKNWHHRRRLRNAYMVLIVIGWGTFLPIGVIIARYFKKIPMLSKEWYSFHIIFQSIGYILGTIGWVTGICLGNTSQQFANRTQRILSILVFTFLTVQMLAIFWQPKKEDEFRKWWQIYHRFLGCAVISLIIANIFVGINNQSQAEKLKLVYAVILGGLALIALALEIFRCFTYKILHRSMELNSNMYTCP, from the exons ATGAATTCTCATTGCCTTATAATTCTTAGTATGATGTTTCCCCTCCATTCTATCTCTGCCCAAGCCACTTCATGCAATGAGGGGTGCTCTCTCAtacaaacaagaagaagaattatTGCCTGGCACGTTGACTCCAATATGAAACACATGGTGCCTCAGATGCATGTCACTTCtattgaaagctcaaatagtgAAGCCACAATAGACCTGAGATCATGGAGGGGCCATAAAAACTGGCATCATCGTCGTCGTCTCAGGAAT GCCTATATGGTTTTAATCGTTATAGGATGGGGAACTTTCTTGCCCATTGGGGTGATTATTGCAAGGTACTTTAAAAAGATTCCCATGTTAAGCAAGGAGTGGTATTCATTTCACATAATATTTCAGAGCATTGGATATATTTTGGGCACAATCGGATGGGTAACTGGGATATGTCTTGGAAATACTTCCCAACAATTTGCCAATAGAACACAACGCATTCTAAGTATCCTTGTATTTACCTTCCTAACTGTACAA ATGCTTGCCATTTTTTGGCAAccaaagaaagaagatgaattTCGCAAATGGTGGCAGATATACCATCGTTTTCTTGGGTGTGCAGTAATTTCACTAATTATAGCAAACATATTTGTGGGGATCAATAACCAAAGTCAAGCTGAGAAATTGAAACTGGTTTACGCCGTAATACTCGGAGGTTTAGCTTTAATAGCTCTAGCATTGGAAATTTTCCGATGTTTTACGTACAAAATACTTCATCGTTCAATGGAATTGAACAGCAACATGTACACTTGCCCCTGA